The Quercus robur chromosome 7, dhQueRobu3.1, whole genome shotgun sequence genome has a segment encoding these proteins:
- the LOC126692766 gene encoding E3 ubiquitin-protein ligase RHF2A-like isoform X1, with amino-acid sequence MEVPEMEEPKPESHLTSAAAFVEGGIQPACDDACSICLEDFSESDPSTVTTCKHEFHLQCILEWCQRSSQCPMCWQPISLKDSTSQELLEAVERERSFRVTPPRNATIFHHPTLGAFELQHLPVGANDADLEERIIQHLAAAAAMGRAHHIGRRDGHRGRSSAHGRPHFLVFSTHPGGPPGPVSASGGDNEPVAISVASPSTPLASGGDEPSQQVPHFPSVHTDHVSSPASGPTFLPTNRQGISFSNRSPALHSSPPNQDGAGPSDLQSFSESLKSRFNAMSMRYKESISKSTRGWKERLFSRNTSMTDIGPDVPREVNAGIAGVSHMMERLETRENSSANPASVANHVGDFSVTEQNNQNIAETHGESPLNDSNQPASCAASSASG; translated from the exons ATGGAG GTTCCGGAGATGGAGGAGCCAAAGCCTGAAAGTCATTTGACATCAGCTGCAGCCTTTGTGGAAGGGGGAATACAACCAGCCTGTGACGATGCTTGCAGCATATGCCTCGAGGATTTTTCTGAAAGTGATCCATCAACG GTGACTACTTGCAAGCATGAATTTCACCTCCAGTGCATCCTTGAATG GTGCCAGAGAAGCTCCCAGTGTCCCATGTGTTGGCAACCTATTAGCCTAAAGGATTCTACCAg TCAAGAATTGCTTGAGGCAGTGGAACGAGAGAGGAGCTTTAGGGTTACTCCGCCAAGAAATGCCACTATATTTCATCATCCCACCCTTGGTGCTTTTGAATTGCAGCAT TTACCGGTAGGTGCTAATGATGCTGACCTTGAAGAGCGTATAATCCAGCACTTGGCAGCTGCTGCTGCAATGGGAAGGGCCCACCACATTGGTAGGAGGGATGGTCACAGAGGTCGATCATCTGCCCATGGTCGACCACACTTTTTGGTATTCTCCACTCATCCTGGTGGACCTCCCGGTCCCGTTTCTGCCTCTGGAGGGGACAATGAGCCAGTTGCAATTAGTGTAGCTAGTCCATCAACCCCGCTTGCATCTGGTGGGGATGAACCATCACAGCAGGTCCCACATTTTCCTTCAGTTCATACTGATCATGTTTCTTCACCAGCATCTGGACCTACTTTCCTGCCTACAAATCGTCAAGGAATTTCCTTTAGTAATCG GAGCCCTGCTCTACATTCCTCACCACCAAATCAAGATGGAGCAGGACCGTCAGATCTTCAGTCATTTTCAGAGTCTCTGAAATCTAGATTTAATGCCATGTCAATGAG ATACAAAGAGTCAATTTCAAAGAGTACCAGAGGGTGGAAGGAGAGGCTTTTCTCTCGTAACACTTCCATGACGGATATTGGCCCTGATGTTCCGAGAGAAGTGAATGCAGGAATTGCTGGTGTATCTCATATGATGGAACGCCTTGAGACCAGAGAAAATAGTAGTGCCAACCCAGCCTCTGTAGCAAATCACGTAGGCGATTTTTCTGTTACGGAGCAGAACAACCAGAACATTGCAGAGACTCATGGAGAAAGCCCTTTGAATGACAGCAATCAACCTGCTTCTTGCGCTGCAAGTTCAGCTTCAGGTTAA
- the LOC126692766 gene encoding E3 ubiquitin-protein ligase RHF2A-like isoform X2: MEEPKPESHLTSAAAFVEGGIQPACDDACSICLEDFSESDPSTVTTCKHEFHLQCILEWCQRSSQCPMCWQPISLKDSTSQELLEAVERERSFRVTPPRNATIFHHPTLGAFELQHLPVGANDADLEERIIQHLAAAAAMGRAHHIGRRDGHRGRSSAHGRPHFLVFSTHPGGPPGPVSASGGDNEPVAISVASPSTPLASGGDEPSQQVPHFPSVHTDHVSSPASGPTFLPTNRQGISFSNRSPALHSSPPNQDGAGPSDLQSFSESLKSRFNAMSMRYKESISKSTRGWKERLFSRNTSMTDIGPDVPREVNAGIAGVSHMMERLETRENSSANPASVANHVGDFSVTEQNNQNIAETHGESPLNDSNQPASCAASSASG, encoded by the exons ATGGAGGAGCCAAAGCCTGAAAGTCATTTGACATCAGCTGCAGCCTTTGTGGAAGGGGGAATACAACCAGCCTGTGACGATGCTTGCAGCATATGCCTCGAGGATTTTTCTGAAAGTGATCCATCAACG GTGACTACTTGCAAGCATGAATTTCACCTCCAGTGCATCCTTGAATG GTGCCAGAGAAGCTCCCAGTGTCCCATGTGTTGGCAACCTATTAGCCTAAAGGATTCTACCAg TCAAGAATTGCTTGAGGCAGTGGAACGAGAGAGGAGCTTTAGGGTTACTCCGCCAAGAAATGCCACTATATTTCATCATCCCACCCTTGGTGCTTTTGAATTGCAGCAT TTACCGGTAGGTGCTAATGATGCTGACCTTGAAGAGCGTATAATCCAGCACTTGGCAGCTGCTGCTGCAATGGGAAGGGCCCACCACATTGGTAGGAGGGATGGTCACAGAGGTCGATCATCTGCCCATGGTCGACCACACTTTTTGGTATTCTCCACTCATCCTGGTGGACCTCCCGGTCCCGTTTCTGCCTCTGGAGGGGACAATGAGCCAGTTGCAATTAGTGTAGCTAGTCCATCAACCCCGCTTGCATCTGGTGGGGATGAACCATCACAGCAGGTCCCACATTTTCCTTCAGTTCATACTGATCATGTTTCTTCACCAGCATCTGGACCTACTTTCCTGCCTACAAATCGTCAAGGAATTTCCTTTAGTAATCG GAGCCCTGCTCTACATTCCTCACCACCAAATCAAGATGGAGCAGGACCGTCAGATCTTCAGTCATTTTCAGAGTCTCTGAAATCTAGATTTAATGCCATGTCAATGAG ATACAAAGAGTCAATTTCAAAGAGTACCAGAGGGTGGAAGGAGAGGCTTTTCTCTCGTAACACTTCCATGACGGATATTGGCCCTGATGTTCCGAGAGAAGTGAATGCAGGAATTGCTGGTGTATCTCATATGATGGAACGCCTTGAGACCAGAGAAAATAGTAGTGCCAACCCAGCCTCTGTAGCAAATCACGTAGGCGATTTTTCTGTTACGGAGCAGAACAACCAGAACATTGCAGAGACTCATGGAGAAAGCCCTTTGAATGACAGCAATCAACCTGCTTCTTGCGCTGCAAGTTCAGCTTCAGGTTAA